A stretch of DNA from Takifugu flavidus isolate HTHZ2018 chromosome 13, ASM371156v2, whole genome shotgun sequence:
TGACTTAAACGGCTGCGACACTgcaaaaaaccaacaacacaaACCTGCCGAGTGTGAACTTTACACAACAGCAGCCAACACGCATCACTTCCAATCCTCACACACGTCCCTCAAACGGTGCTCAGGTGCTGCTAGATTAGCATATAAGAGAGTGTTTACAACTCAAACTAAATGTCCGTCTGCCTCTCTGAGCGCGCCACTCATCTTCATACGCCGCTAACAGAAGGAATCGGCTGCCTGAGCCTGTTGACTACAATTAGGCCCCAGCTGgcaacagacagcagcagcagcagtttaacATCTCACTGAGCCATGATTGTCCTTTAACTGTTTAGGATTGGAGTCTCAGGAGAGCTAATTATGGCTCCATGCTCGCTATTGTCCCGGCTACAGGCGCGCAAAGTGATTTACACAACAGACGGGTCCGGGCTGCACACAAAAACTTTAATATCACAGATAAAACGCGCCACACCTATCATTTTGATTTCTGCTAATTATTTAAATCATCCgcaactgtaaataaaaatgacattgcATCGCACATCAAAGGAGGTTGTTGCTGGGCTTTTTAATTCAGATGTAATTATTAGCTCGGGGTGACATGCTTTCATTTGTTCGGTGGTGCAATCCGGAGTGCATGTTTCAGCGGCGTTAACAAGGGTTAGAATATGCAGCCGGAGAGTGAGAGCATGTCGTATAAGAAAAGAACCTTCAGAGCTGTGATTAGGGCCATTGCTATGTTAGCATCATAGCATTGGACATAACATCAAAATGTATCTCACAACAACCTGGATAGTCCAGATTATTTTAGCATTATTTAAGAATGACCTAGTTTTACCAAGCACTCTGAAGGCATGGTAACAGTAACAAACCACGATTTCTGCTCAAGTGCTAAAATATTGCTGTAGCTAGTTATGGTAAAGAACTAACTAATGAAGTTACATCTAAAAAAAGGAATGCTAAGAACGATATAAAGAGCCCAACGAGGCAAAGCCTTGTGCTCagattattatattttatttattattagatGGGAGTGACGAAACGAGAGATATCAGACCTTGAAGTAACATTTAAATAACCTACACGTGTATGTAAATACTTCTTATGCacagaaacataaaaacaagCTGTCTCACAGCCATATTAGGATTTTAATTAACAATCATGTCACTGCTTTGAACACACAGTGAAGAACTGTGGATCAGCGAGGGAAAGTGTTAAAGCACATTTGATGTACAATGTTTAACGAGCAGGTTCTCAACACTACATGATCTCTCACAGGACACAGACAGAACACTGACGTGGTCGGGATCCCCCAACTGTCATTTCAGCAGGAAGGAGACCTCAGTGGGCGATGACATGATGCGAGCTCTAATTGGTGCTGCTGACTGTCAAAATGTGCTTCTTCAAAGGGCTCCACCCCCTAAAGGCCACACATGGAACATGGCGTTAACGTGCTCTGAAGTGTGAcgtctgagaggagaggagaggagaggagaggagaggagaggagaggagaggagaggagaggaggagaggagaggaaaggaggaggggggagaggagaggagaggagaggagaggagaggagaggagaggagagaggagaggaggaggaggagaggagaggaggaggtattagaggagaggaaaggaggagggggagaggagaggaggagggaggagaggaggtattagaggagaggagaggagaggagagaggagaggagagaggagaggaaaggagaggagaggaggtattagaggagaggagaggaaaggaggagggggagaggagaggaggaggtattagaggagaggagaggagaggatgaggagaggagaggagaggaggagggaggagaggagaggagaggagaggagaggagaggaaaagaggaggagaagaggagaggagaggagaggagaggagaggagaggaaagagtcCTTTTTCAATAAGTATACAAGTACTTGAAAGTAAATGTTAAAGTACGGACTTGCAAGGACACAAGAATGCAGTACACTTCTGGGCACTTGGATTGATGACTTTTCACAGGTGTGGACCCTGAGAAACAGCCCTGGTCCCCCTCCAGCACAGAACCTGGCCCCTGGGGGATGCCGGTGTATCTGCTGCTTTATTAAGGTGTGGTCAAACtggtcctgcagcagaaacttCCTGGATGTTCTTAGCTGGAAATTCTCCCTCACGCGTGCCAAACGTAGACGCAACTCCGGCGCCTGTTTGGATGTCTTCGTCAGTATCAGTTTAGCAGAAGTCACCTGAACGCACCTCAGGATGCCTCAGGATGGCCTTTGCTCTAATCTAGAGCACTCGCTAGAGCCCGGTGGAGGCCAGCAGAGAGGGGGGCTAAGCCACGATAAGGTCCCCCTCCCTCTCGGCCAGGATTGCCATCTCCCTATTTCCCATGCAGCAGGGAGTGTATCCCCGAGTGCACACTCAGGCCTGTAAATTGTTTATCAGACACTAATGCAGTAGCCTAATCCTATTTGCATTCATATTAGTTCCCCCATATCACCATCAGAGGGAATTACTTATTTGAATTCTTCTGAGGGGTAAATAACTTTATGCATGATATCAGTATCTTCATAATTCACATCAGTAAAGTCAATTTGGTTTAAGTGCTCCTCTGCCACATGCCACAGAGGTTCTGAGAAAACGAATTTGGAGGCGGTTCGGATCGGTGAGTGTGTACACAGGAGGGCGGGTAATGGGATCGCTCAGTGAAGGAGAGAGCGCTCATGTATTTAACTCCTCGCAGGCCTGAGCTGAACACCGAATTCCGTTCTGATGTCTTCACAGTGCTCCACATTCCTCTCCTGCACTTGTTACTGCAGCAGACGTGAGTCTGCCTCGTTCTTGTTTCCGCCTGAAAACAAAAGTTCTCGTCCTGATTCAGCATGACAGGAAATTATGTCACCAGAGGACGACATAGCACCCGAAGATAAGATGTCTTTGGCTCCCTCACTTGCGTTGTTAGGTACTAGTGAATTGTGGTCAGTCGCTCCAGTTCTAAGTTTGCAAGGTACCAAGGATGCTGTCAGTCTCCCAGAAGTGTACTTGCGCCGCCCATTTTATCAAATGTGCATCAGACCCATGGACGCGCTAGGTGTGCCCCGATTGATTaagtctgcagctgtgtcatTGCAAACTTCTAAGTACATACTTGTAAACATAGTATTGTGAAACCCCTTGGGATTAGTGTAAACACAGATTGCTTTTTTATCTGTAGGAttaattttattctttttttaacttaatGAACCTGTTGAATTACTGAGCAACATTTAACTTTTTAATCCTTTTCCTGGAAAATTTCCGAAAAATTTTTAGTCTGACGTTAAAAATAGACAGACATAGTTCAGATGTTGGAAGATCGCGAAAATATGATGGCGACAAGCGAAAAGAGAAAACTGTCTTGAATTTAGAAAGTTGGAGTTGATCTGCGATTAAAGTCCCTGAGAATGTTTCTCACCTCATCGCTCAAAGACAGCGAGAAGATCCGTGAGTGAAAACAATCAGAGCTTCTTAAATCCAGCATGTGACGGCTGGAAACCAGACGGGAATGTATAATTACAGCAAGAAAGCCACAAACGCTGAGTACAGTAGGAAAATAAGAGGGAAGAGGGTGGTTttgaaggagcagaaaaaggCAGATTGATGAAGAAAAGCTGTCAGGACGTCTGTGCTTTGAAGCTGATCAGAGACATCGTTTAAACAAAGAACAAAGGCGGCAAATATGGAGAAGAAAGTCTACCTGTGAGTGCCAAAACAAAGACGGGACTTTTGGCACTGATGGCGTTAAAGCGGAGCAGCGGAGCCCGTGAATATAAATGAGAGGGAACATTATTTCCCATCAGGCTTTTCTGTCTCTACTCACCTGTTCAGTGGCTCTGGTGATTACAAGTGACGGCACGCTACCACCTGACTCTGGATCTGCCTCCTGATTGGCCCTGGTCCTCTCACGGTCCCAGTCCTGGTCCACATCCCAACCGGAGACATCGGCTGATTTCATGGACGCATGAATTTCATCAAATTTGTATAATTTTATGCATAATTAGAATGTGAATGTAAAAGAATAACAATAGGTAAAATCTCATTCatatataaagaaaaaaatgtaaaaaatatttatacaaatgcaaaaaaggaggaggaagaagtaaCTACATCATTTCTTAAGCTTTTTTCGTGTTCTTCCATCTCTGATTTTAATTTCCATTTGGATTTGAGAATTTTCATGATTGGAATTTTCCATCTGCCGTCAAACATGAACCCAAACCTTCCCGGATAATGTCTCACCAAATGTTATTCTTCAACAGGAAGAGCCATGACAAACATGTGGCCTCCAAACACCATCAGAAGTTTGAatgaataaacattaaaaatcaCAGTTTTCCTCACCATGGTCTATATCCAGCTGCAGGGTCTGGTTCTGAGCACCAGGGGGGTCTGGACAGTCAGCATCCTGGCCTGAAGCAAGACCTGGATCCTTCTCACCTCTCGGGACCTCCGACCGGTTCTGGTCTAGGTTTGAACATCCGGTTTGATCCAGAATCGGATTCTGACTGTTGGAGTTCTGATGCTCGTGATCCTGGATCTGTCGGTCCAGGTTCTGGCCCTGTGGTGAATCTAGTACCACCTCGGCACTCAGAGGGGACTCTGGGAAATCTTTATCCATCATCAGCTTTACTTGCTGTCCTGTCATCCAACTGTCCCCTGAAACATGTCACACGTGTTGATcaaaatcaataatcaataattctCCTTGAGGAACTGGTCAAAAGCAGGTTTTATTGATCTGACTTTCCAATATAAAGCGGCTCATTTTAAAGGCCAGCGCACCTGCAAGTGTTGCGTTCGCTTACACCCCTCATGTGGGATAAAACACACACGGCAGAATGGACATTTCATTGACTGAAGATACATCTGAATACGACTGAAACAAATGAATATTTGACtctggggacagagagactggTGGTTTCTGACGTTAGCGTCGTTAGCACGACCTACTAGCACGACGCCGACCCAGATCGTTCTGATGGAATGCGATTTTGAACGGGTTCGTATCTGATCTGAGCCCGCTCAGTtaattgtcatcatcatcaacatttcCACCTGTTAATTCCCCGGGGTGATAATTATGTCTGCGCTCGGATAACAAGGAATACGTTTCATACTTAGATAAGAACAATTAAAAAGAGTGTTTTCCAATTAATTAAACACACTGTCTCTAAGTAACCTCCGGACATTAG
This window harbors:
- the LOC130535917 gene encoding uncharacterized protein LOC130535917 isoform X4; protein product: MKGTAGDSWMTGQQVKLMMDKDFPESPLSAEVVLDSPQGQNLDRQIQDHEHQNSNSQNPILDQTGCSNLDQNRSEVPRGEKDPGLASGQDADCPDPPGAQNQTLQLDIDHADVSGWDVDQDWDRERTRANQEADPESGGSVPSLVITRATEQAETRTRQTHVCCSNKCRRGMWSTVKTSERNSVFSSGLRGVKYMSALSFTERSHYPPSCVHTHRSEPPPNSFSQNLCGMWQRST
- the LOC130535917 gene encoding uncharacterized protein LOC130535917 isoform X1 translates to MKGTAGDSWMTGQQVKLMMDKDFPESPLSAEVVLDSPQGQNLDRQIQDHEHQNSNSQNPILDQTGCSNLDQNRSEVPRGEKDPGLASGQDADCPDPPGAQNQTLQLDIDHADVSGWDVDQDWDRERTRANQEADPESGGSVPSLVITRATEQAPAVTLAERKRPTDTSLREDGADMAAADLLSLRGDSVSLASEMNISRTSEDDDSASVTASSVTSVFHRVHLDPLEKAWMRSSALGNAAAQRQLLFQESSLVLKKDFITVSLSCICFIASWLLTCIYVNMFF
- the LOC130535917 gene encoding uncharacterized protein LOC130535917 isoform X5, whose protein sequence is MKGTAGDSWMTGQQVKLMMDKDFPESPLSAEVVLDSPQGQNLDRQIQDHEHQNSNSQNPILDQTGCSNLDQNRSEVPRGEKDPGLASGQDADCPDPPGAQNQTLQLDIDHADVSGWDVDQDWDRERTRANQEADPESGGSVPSLVITRATEQAPAVTLAERKRPTDTSLREDGADMAAADLLSLRGDSVSLASEMNISRTDCIAANVTDRS
- the LOC130535917 gene encoding uncharacterized protein LOC130535917 isoform X2, translated to MTGQQVKLMMDKDFPESPLSAEVVLDSPQGQNLDRQIQDHEHQNSNSQNPILDQTGCSNLDQNRSEVPRGEKDPGLASGQDADCPDPPGAQNQTLQLDIDHADVSGWDVDQDWDRERTRANQEADPESGGSVPSLVITRATEQAPAVTLAERKRPTDTSLREDGADMAAADLLSLRGDSVSLASEMNISRTSEDDDSASVTASSVTSVFHRVHLDPLEKAWMRSSALGNAAAQRQLLFQESSLVLKKDFITVSLSCICFIASWLLTCIYVNMFF
- the LOC130535917 gene encoding uncharacterized protein LOC130535917 isoform X3; its protein translation is MKGTAGDSWMTGQQVKLMMDKDFPESPLSAEVVLDSPQGQNLDRQIQDHEHQNSNSQNPILDQTGCSNLDQNRSEVPRGEKDPGLASGQDADCPDPPGAQNQTLQLDIDHADVSGWDVDQDWDRERTRANQEADPESGGSVPSLVITRATEQAPAVTLAERKRPTDTSLREDGADMAAADLLSLRGDSVSLASEMNISRTSEDDDSASVTASSVTSVFHRVHLDPLEKAWMRSSALGNAAAQRQLLFQESSLVLKKVAGTVAGCFKK